A segment of the Desulfitobacterium dehalogenans ATCC 51507 genome:
CTCCCATCCCGGACCCGGAGCAAATGTCTCAGCATATCAGAGACTGCTGCTATTTCTTACGGGCGGACGAAGTAGGGATCGGCAAGATGCCGGAGTATGGCTATTATACTCATCATGTTTCCGATACAGTCGGACTCATGAGCAAACCTGTTGAAGAATGTGTGACACCGGTTACCAAAATTTATCCTAACGTTATCGTGGTTATGATCGATCAGGGTATTGAGACCATGTGGGCATCCACAGGATACGACGGTATCAGTGGAGCGATGTCTATGCAAAGTTACTTTACCAGTGGCTGCATTGCCGTCATTATGGCCAAATATATCAGAACCCTTGGTTACAATGCGCGAGCTCATCACGCTAAAAACTACGAGGCCATCATGCCTGTCTGCATCATGGCGGCAGGTCTGGGAGAATTGTCACGTACGGGAGACTGCGCGATCCATCCCCGTTTGGGATACCGCCATAAAGTAGCCGCAGTAACGACCGATTTGCCCCTTGCTCCTGATAAACCCATTGATTTCGGTCTTCTGGACTTCTGCCGGGTATGCAAAAAATGCGCCGACAATTGTCCAAACGACGCGATTACCTTTGATGAAGATCCCATTGAATATAACGGATACCTGCGTTGGAACAGTGACTTTAAGAAATGCACAGAGTTCCGTACCACCAATGAAGAAGGGTCCTCTTGCGGTACCTGCCTGAAAGTCTGCCCCTGGAACTCCAAGGAAGATTCCTGGTTCCATAAAGCAGGGGTTTGGGTTGGCAGCAAGGGTGAAGCTGCTTCCACCTTCCTTAAATCCATTGATGATATCTTTGGCTATGGTACAGAGACCATTGAAAAATACAAATGGTGGCTGGAGTGGCCTGAAAAGTATCCCTTGAAACCCATGTAATAAAAATAAAAGTTTAAGCGGTGAGTTTTATACTTACCGCTTAGCCCCTTTATTACCTAAGGCAGATAATCGTTTTCCGGAAAGGTTAGATGAGACATGAGAAACATGAGAAAATATATAACACTCATTGCAGTGGTCATCCTTGTTGTGACAGCGGTATTTGCGAAACATGCCGATAAAATGGATGCCAATCTGGTCGAGGGATACTACCGGGAACTGGTTTCAGATGCTGCCGGCTTTGAATCCATCAATGACCGGACGGCAAAAGCAATCGGGCAAGATGGCTCTGTTAGCGCATATCTGGGAATAGATAGCAATATTGGTTATGGCGGCCCTCTTCTCGTGGGTACAGTCCTTTCACCAGATGGAAAGTTTAAGGATATCGTAATTTTAGAACATAAGGAAACCCCTTCCTATATTAATAAAATTACCAAGGCCGGATTTTTCCGTCAGTTCGAAAAAAAGCAAGTCGGAGATTCATTGGCTTTCAATTATGATGTCGACGGAGTGTCCGGGGCAACCCTTTCCACCCGTGCCATAGCCTCAAGTGTCCAAAGTGTGGCTCATACCATTGCCTTGGAAGAGTTAAAGATTACGCCCAAGAAAGCTGAGGTAAAGTGGAACATCGGCCTACATGAAATTGTGATCGCATTACTCTTTGTCTTATCCTATTTTATGCCTAAATTTAAACAGTTAGCAAGATTTAGATTTCCGTTTTTGCTGCTTAGTGTTGTCATTTTAGGGTTCTGGCTTAACAGATCATTGTCCATGGGACAGATCAGTGCTCTGTTTCTGGGGTACTTTCCGGTACCCGGCGAAAACCTTTTGTGGTATATCATTTTGATCGGTGCTTTCGCGCCGGCTTTAGTTACCGGCAAAAATCTATACTGCACTTATGTATGTCCTTTCTGCGGGTTACAGGAAACCACTCATAAAATAAGCCGAATCAATCTTTCGATGGGAAAATATATGAAGTGGATTCGTTTAGGTAAAGAAGTCATCTTATTCCTGGTTCTTTTCCTGGCTTTCCTGGCCCTTAATCCTTCTGTATCCAGTTTTGAACCCTTTGGAACGATTTTCGGGTTAAATGGTTCAAGCTATCAGTGGTATCTGCTTTTTGTCATCTTGCTCTCCAGTTTCTTCATTCGCCGGTTTTGGTGCCATGCCTTTTGCCCGGTCGGCACCATTCTTGACAAAGCGGCAGGACTTTCCCGTAAAGTTAAAAACAGTGTAACGGGTATCATCACTACGAAAAAAACGGTGGGTGTTAAGCATGGAAAATAAAGCAACAAAATTAGACAAAACGGCTCTGTCGATTCTGGCTTCCTATGGTTTAATCGCGATCTTTGTTTTTCTGGTGATACTAGAGGCATGGAATTCCTAATGCTGAGTTAAGGGAGAATGAATATGAGCACAACCATGCTTTCCGGCGAGAAAGCGCGAAGAGCATTAACCGAAGGAATCGAGCAGCTGGCCTCATGTGTCAAAGTAACCTTAGGGCCAAAGGGGAGAAATGTGGTTTTGGGTCCTTATATCGGCATGCCCAAAATAACCAATGACGGAGTGAGTATCGCCAAACATATCTCCCTGGCCAACCCTTTTCAAAACCTGGGGTGTGGCATCATAAAAGAGGCGTCGGAAAAAACCAATGACAGAGTTGGAGACGGAACCACCACTGCGGTTGTACTTGCTCAGGCCATGGTCCTGGAAGGGATGAAAAATATTGCAGCAGGCGCTGACCAGGCTTCATTAATTCAAGGGATGGAAAAAGGGGCGGAGATCGTTGCCGACGCCCTTAAAGCAAGGGCCATCAGAGTTTCCGATCCAACCGAAGTGTCCCGGGTGGCAACGATCGCGGCTGGAGATAAGGATATCGGAAACCTGATAGCCGATGCTGTGCAAAGAGTCGGGTTGAACGGGATCATCAAAGTAGAAGAAGGAAAGACTCAGAACACATTCTTTGAAGTGCTGGAAGGAATCCGTTTCGATAAAGGTTGTTTTACTCCGAAAGTTGTCAGCTCCTGGGATAATAAAACCGAAGTGCTGGAAGACCCTTATATCATGGTTACGGACCGTAAAATAAGCTATATCTATGAAATCTTTGACGTGCTGGAAGTAGCTGTTAAGACGCAAAAGCCTTTGGTGATCCTAGCTGAGGACATTTCGATCGATGTACTTGCTCTCCTGCTGACGAACAAAAAAAAGAAAACCATGAATGTTGTGGCGATTCAAACCCCGGGTTACGGGGAAAGACGCCAGGAGTATTTACAGGATATTGCAGCGATCACCGGGGCGGTAGCAGTCTCCGAAGAGAGCATACTGCAACTGGAAGACGTCCAGGAGGAGCACTTGGGGCGGGCCAGGCGGATTATCGTGGATAATAATAGGACCACGATTATGGGCGGTTTAGGGGACAAGGAAAAAATCGCCGCCCGGGCCGCCGAGGTGGGTAAAGAATTCGAATCCCGTTTACCGGGCTGGCGCAAGGAAAAGCTTCAGGAAAGACTGGGCTGGCTGCAGGGCGGCATAGCGCTGATCAAAGTCGGGGCTCCGACCATGCTGGAATTAAAGGAGAAAAAAGACAGGATTGATGATGCCGTCAACGCAGTTCAAGCGGCTATTAAAGAAGGTTTTGTCCTGGGCGGGGGAATGGCCCTGCTAAGGGCTAGTGAGTCCTTAGCTCAAGTCAAGTCGGAAGAGCCGGACGAAGACGTCGGTCTGCGGATTATTCAAAGGGCCCTGGAAGAGCCCTTGCGGCAAATTGCCTACAATGCCGGGCATGACGGGGATGTTATTCTGGATGAAGTCAGAGAATTGCCCGAGAATTGGGGCTATAATGCGGCAGAAGACCAATGTGTGAATATGCTGGAGGCCGGGATTATTGATCCGGTACAGGTGACCTGCACCGCCTTAAGAAATGCCGTCTCGATTGCCACATTGGTTATCGGTACAGGAGGATTAATCGTCGAGCAGGACTCAGGGCCACGAATTTATAAGTTAGATGATCATGATCAATAAGAAACCGAGGCGCAGCCTTGGTTTTTTTCTTTTGCGAGTGTTCAATCCCGCCCCTGATCACTTTCTTCGAGACAAACCAGGACCTTTTTCACATACCGCCGGGACCAATGGATCAGGGTTTATACATGATATAACTTAGCGTAAATTGAAGGGTCTTAGTGGGTGTAGTATAGTTGAATAGTGTAAAAAAAGAATAAATATGGATTTGGGAGGGAAAAGGTAGTGAAACTATCCACAAAATTAATCTTGAGCTATACCGGTCTTATTTTCCTTATGTCCATTATTGTCGGGGCGGTTTATTATCAGATGGTTAATGTGAGCACCGTTTCCCAGAGTGTAGCGGAGTACCGGGTAAAGGTTCAAAATACTGCTCAGGATATTTCGTTGCAGTTTGTAAAGCAAACAGCGGCTCAGCGAGGTTATTTCACCTCGGGCAGTGAGAAATTTCGTAACGATCTCAATGAGGCCATCGATAAAGCCAACCATGATTTGGAGATTCTCCAAGGTATGATCACGGAAGAGGATCGGGATAAGCTTGATGCTGTCGTTCAGGCCATGTCTGAATTCGCTCCTCACCAAGCTAAAATGATCCAGCTCTTCGAGACCCAAGGTTCAGAGGCCGCGAACCAATATGGCGTGAATACGGCAGCCCCAGTCAATGCTGCCACCACAAAGGCTCTCGAGACCTTCATTGCTTATCAGACCGATCAATTGGTGCTGGAAGAATTAAAAATCAATACATTGATAAATCAACTTCTCCGCACCATCCTGATGATTCTCATTGCCGCGATTCTGATTTCCATAACCGTCACCATCCTGATCATTCGCTCGGTCAAAAAATCCATCCATAAAGGTCAGGTTGTAGCTGAGGCACTTTCCGCGGGGGATTTCACCATCGAAGCTCAAGGAGGGCGGGATGAGATAGGGCAGCTCGTCGGTCACCTTGATGGGGCCATGAAGAATCTAAAGAATCTCATCGGTAAAACGGTGAATGTGACCCAGCAGGTCAATCTGGCTACCAGTGAGTGTGTGAATGCCATATCAGGTATTTCAGCCAGTTCCGAAGAGATGGCTGCTTCCACTGAAGAAGTATCAGCCGGTTTTGAAGAAATCGCAGCGACAGCTGAAGAAATCTCCGCTTCCAATGAAGAGCTCAATCGCACTATAAAGGACTTAGGTCAAAGAGCCGCTGAAGGAAACCATCAATCCATGGAGATTAGAAAACGGGCCAACGAGCTTAAGGAACAAGCGATCCAAGCCCAAACCCGTTCAGCAGACATTTATGAAAAAGAAAGAATCAGTCTGGAGCAATCCATTGAGGACTCAAAGGTCGTTCTGAAGATTGCTGAGCTTACTCAAGGTATCTCGGCCATTGCCGATCAGACCAATCTGTTGGCGCTGAATGCAGCCATTGAAGCAGCCCGCGCCGGGGAAAATGGCCGGGGATTCGCCGTCGTAGCTGAAGAGGTACGCAAACTGGCGGAGCAATCCTCCCAAACCGTCAAGGAGATTGAAGACCTTGTGGGTAAAGTGATTGGAGCCCATGAGGACTTATCCCAGGGAGCGCTGGGTAATCTGCAGTTTATTAATGAGGTGGTCGTACCCGATTACAACCGATTGGTAGAGACAGGGAATCAGTATTTGCATGATGCCGAAACAGTGTATAATCTAACCAGTGATTTTGCCACAACCTTGGCAAGTTTATCCGAAATGGTCAGCTCCGTGACCGCAGCCATGGATAATGTCACCGTGACCATTACCCAAGGTGCGGCAGGAGCTACTCAAGTAGCAAGTGCGGCTACTGGAATTTCCTCTGAGCTAATACGGCTTAGCAATACCATGGATGCCCTCAATCATCATTCCGAGGATTTAACCAAGACAGTCAATGCTAATTTTACGCTCTAAATCTTTTCCTTACAGCCGATCATTAAGTCTCCAGCAAGAGAAAAGGACGTGCCCGATAAGGGCACGTTTTTCTCTTCTTTATTTGGAGGGAATAATGAGAAATTTTGAACTAAATCCAAAATTAGAACTTTTACATTAAGTATGTTATTTTTATCACTAATGCATTACAATAAAGGCATAAATATTTTGTTTTATATGATGGAAAGTGGTTTTAGAATGTGAAACAACAGCTGATGCAAAATTGCTGTAAAAAAAACCGTACTGGAGGAGAATTAGAACATGGAAAGAATCGACGGTATTCTGGAAAAGTATCGCTGCTCACAAGAAAATCTAATTCAAATCATGCTTGAGCTTCAAGCCCTTTCGGGGAAAAACTACCTGCCTAAAGAATGGGTGGAGTATGTGGCCGATGCCCTTGAATTACCCCTGAATAAAGTCTTCGGAGTGATTAC
Coding sequences within it:
- a CDS encoding reductive dehalogenase, coding for MENNEQRQQTGMNRRSFLKVGAAATTMGVIGAIKAPAKVANAAETMNYVPGPTNARSKLRPVHDFAGAKVRFVENNDEWLGTTKIISKVKKTSEADAGFMQAVRGLYGPDPQRGFFQFIAKHPFGGTISWARNLIAAEDVVDGDAEPTKTPIPDPEQMSQHIRDCCYFLRADEVGIGKMPEYGYYTHHVSDTVGLMSKPVEECVTPVTKIYPNVIVVMIDQGIETMWASTGYDGISGAMSMQSYFTSGCIAVIMAKYIRTLGYNARAHHAKNYEAIMPVCIMAAGLGELSRTGDCAIHPRLGYRHKVAAVTTDLPLAPDKPIDFGLLDFCRVCKKCADNCPNDAITFDEDPIEYNGYLRWNSDFKKCTEFRTTNEEGSSCGTCLKVCPWNSKEDSWFHKAGVWVGSKGEAASTFLKSIDDIFGYGTETIEKYKWWLEWPEKYPLKPM
- a CDS encoding 4Fe-4S binding protein; protein product: MRKYITLIAVVILVVTAVFAKHADKMDANLVEGYYRELVSDAAGFESINDRTAKAIGQDGSVSAYLGIDSNIGYGGPLLVGTVLSPDGKFKDIVILEHKETPSYINKITKAGFFRQFEKKQVGDSLAFNYDVDGVSGATLSTRAIASSVQSVAHTIALEELKITPKKAEVKWNIGLHEIVIALLFVLSYFMPKFKQLARFRFPFLLLSVVILGFWLNRSLSMGQISALFLGYFPVPGENLLWYIILIGAFAPALVTGKNLYCTYVCPFCGLQETTHKISRINLSMGKYMKWIRLGKEVILFLVLFLAFLALNPSVSSFEPFGTIFGLNGSSYQWYLLFVILLSSFFIRRFWCHAFCPVGTILDKAAGLSRKVKNSVTGIITTKKTVGVKHGK
- the groL gene encoding chaperonin GroEL (60 kDa chaperone family; promotes refolding of misfolded polypeptides especially under stressful conditions; forms two stacked rings of heptamers to form a barrel-shaped 14mer; ends can be capped by GroES; misfolded proteins enter the barrel where they are refolded when GroES binds); this translates as MSTTMLSGEKARRALTEGIEQLASCVKVTLGPKGRNVVLGPYIGMPKITNDGVSIAKHISLANPFQNLGCGIIKEASEKTNDRVGDGTTTAVVLAQAMVLEGMKNIAAGADQASLIQGMEKGAEIVADALKARAIRVSDPTEVSRVATIAAGDKDIGNLIADAVQRVGLNGIIKVEEGKTQNTFFEVLEGIRFDKGCFTPKVVSSWDNKTEVLEDPYIMVTDRKISYIYEIFDVLEVAVKTQKPLVILAEDISIDVLALLLTNKKKKTMNVVAIQTPGYGERRQEYLQDIAAITGAVAVSEESILQLEDVQEEHLGRARRIIVDNNRTTIMGGLGDKEKIAARAAEVGKEFESRLPGWRKEKLQERLGWLQGGIALIKVGAPTMLELKEKKDRIDDAVNAVQAAIKEGFVLGGGMALLRASESLAQVKSEEPDEDVGLRIIQRALEEPLRQIAYNAGHDGDVILDEVRELPENWGYNAAEDQCVNMLEAGIIDPVQVTCTALRNAVSIATLVIGTGGLIVEQDSGPRIYKLDDHDQ
- a CDS encoding methyl-accepting chemotaxis protein is translated as MKLSTKLILSYTGLIFLMSIIVGAVYYQMVNVSTVSQSVAEYRVKVQNTAQDISLQFVKQTAAQRGYFTSGSEKFRNDLNEAIDKANHDLEILQGMITEEDRDKLDAVVQAMSEFAPHQAKMIQLFETQGSEAANQYGVNTAAPVNAATTKALETFIAYQTDQLVLEELKINTLINQLLRTILMILIAAILISITVTILIIRSVKKSIHKGQVVAEALSAGDFTIEAQGGRDEIGQLVGHLDGAMKNLKNLIGKTVNVTQQVNLATSECVNAISGISASSEEMAASTEEVSAGFEEIAATAEEISASNEELNRTIKDLGQRAAEGNHQSMEIRKRANELKEQAIQAQTRSADIYEKERISLEQSIEDSKVVLKIAELTQGISAIADQTNLLALNAAIEAARAGENGRGFAVVAEEVRKLAEQSSQTVKEIEDLVGKVIGAHEDLSQGALGNLQFINEVVVPDYNRLVETGNQYLHDAETVYNLTSDFATTLASLSEMVSSVTAAMDNVTVTITQGAAGATQVASAATGISSELIRLSNTMDALNHHSEDLTKTVNANFTL